One stretch of Nicotiana tabacum cultivar K326 chromosome 18, ASM71507v2, whole genome shotgun sequence DNA includes these proteins:
- the LOC142172667 gene encoding uncharacterized protein LOC142172667 has product MKMFFYLTTLSLQRFIKEDPPVVAEGTPDHERFVVTEAWKHSDFLCKNYILSCLEDSLYNIYSVMETSKALWNALENKYKTEDAGLKKFVAVRFLNFKMVDSRSVITQVQELQVIVHDLLAEGMVINEAFQVAVFIEKLPPLWKDFKNYLKHKRKEMTLEDLIVRLSIEEDNKNAEKKSRGNSTIIRANIVEEAPQNKKRKKLFGSVFGY; this is encoded by the exons ATGAAGATGTTCTTCTATCTTACTACGTTGAGTTTGCAGCGATTCATCAAGGAGGATCCTCCGGTCGTGGCTGAAGGCACTCCGGATCACGAACGATTTGTTGtaactgaagcatggaaacattctgATTTCTTGTGCAAAAACTACATTTTGAGTTGTTTGGAAGATAGCTTGTACAATATCTATAGtgtcatggaaacttcaaaagcgTTATGGAATGCGCTTGAGAATAAGTACAAGACTGAGGATGCTGGACTTAAGAAGTTCGTGGCTGTAAGGTTTTTGAATTTCAAGATGGTTGACAGTAGGTCGGTCATAACTCAAGTCCAAGAATTACAAGTCATTGTGCAtgacctccttgctgaag gtatggtcataaatgaggCCTTTCAAGTAGCCGTTTTCATTGAGAAGttacctccgttgtggaaggactttaagAACTATCTAAAACACAAGCGTAAGGAAATGACACTTGAAGATTTGATTGTTCGTTTGAGTAtagaagaagacaacaaaaatgCTGAAAAGAAGTCACGTGGCAACTCGACAATAATAAGGGCTAACATTGTTGAGGAGGCtccacaaaataagaagagaaagaag ctttttggttcggttttcggttattAA